A single Microbacterium protaetiae DNA region contains:
- a CDS encoding LacI family DNA-binding transcriptional regulator yields MRATLKDVAARAGVSAKTVSNVINGSAIVRPETRARVDAALADLDYVPNLSARGLRNGRSGVIALALPDLATPYSAEMAHAFVEAAHERGWGVQIEETGGKPERETTLLSRARARMVDGLVLNPTVADEFALPDDPAQTPAAVLIGEVEQSRLDQICVDPDRAAYDMATLLISSGHRRIAVVGTAVQTNTFTSLLRTRGYRRALTAAGILLDDRLEIGCDDWTPRGGAAAVSAFLDREPLPEAFFCFTDTLAIGVLSELWRRGIRVPGEVSVAGFDDVAHGEFAAPPLTTVSFDKRVFADDALDVLAARIADRSGPTHVVTVPHRIVERDSTRPR; encoded by the coding sequence ATGCGCGCAACGCTCAAGGACGTCGCGGCGCGGGCAGGCGTGTCGGCGAAGACCGTCTCGAACGTGATCAACGGCAGCGCGATAGTTCGGCCCGAGACGCGTGCACGCGTCGACGCCGCCTTGGCGGATCTCGACTATGTTCCGAACCTGAGTGCCCGCGGCCTGCGCAACGGGCGCTCCGGAGTCATCGCCCTCGCACTTCCCGATCTGGCCACTCCGTATTCGGCCGAGATGGCGCACGCGTTCGTTGAGGCGGCCCACGAGCGTGGCTGGGGCGTGCAGATCGAAGAGACCGGGGGCAAGCCCGAGCGCGAGACGACGCTGCTCTCTCGCGCGCGCGCGCGAATGGTGGATGGGCTTGTTCTCAACCCGACCGTTGCCGACGAATTCGCGCTCCCCGACGACCCGGCCCAGACTCCGGCGGCGGTGCTGATCGGTGAGGTGGAGCAGAGCCGGCTCGACCAGATCTGCGTGGACCCTGACCGGGCCGCGTACGACATGGCCACGCTGTTGATCTCGTCGGGTCATCGCCGTATCGCCGTCGTCGGCACAGCCGTGCAGACGAACACCTTCACTTCGCTGTTGCGTACGCGCGGGTATCGTCGGGCGCTGACCGCCGCCGGTATTCTCCTCGACGATCGACTCGAGATCGGCTGTGACGATTGGACGCCGCGGGGCGGTGCGGCGGCTGTGTCGGCGTTCCTGGACCGCGAGCCGCTTCCCGAAGCGTTCTTCTGCTTCACCGACACGCTGGCGATCGGCGTGCTCAGCGAACTGTGGCGACGCGGCATCCGCGTGCCTGGCGAGGTGTCGGTGGCCGGATTCGACGACGTTGCGCACGGCGAGTTCGCGGCGCCGCCCCTGACGACGGTGTCGTTCGACAAGCGTGTGTTCGCCGATGACGCTCTCGACGTTCTGGCTGCGCGCATCGCCGACCGCAGCGGTCCCACGCACGTCGTGACGGTGCCGCATCGGATTGTGGAACGCGACAGCACACGGCCGCGCTGA
- a CDS encoding histidine phosphatase family protein — MRLFLIRHGQTLSNVAGRLDTAAPGPGLTALGRRQAAAIPAALRDRDVDAVAVSPLIRTVETAAPLAAEHGLRPVMIDGLQEIEAAELEMRKDGSAVRTYVSTAFAWARGDTAVRMPGADADGTAFFTRFDRSIARATTLSRESVAVFSHGAAIRVWSAARVHGLDPELLQHSPLHNTAVVELEGDEHGWELVQWSPDPAGGPQLLSLNEDDPTGEPVDDVSR; from the coding sequence ATGCGTCTCTTCCTCATCCGCCACGGCCAGACCCTCTCGAACGTCGCGGGACGGCTCGACACCGCCGCACCCGGTCCGGGACTGACCGCACTGGGACGTCGGCAGGCGGCCGCGATCCCCGCGGCGCTGCGTGATCGGGACGTGGATGCCGTCGCGGTGTCGCCGCTGATCCGCACCGTCGAGACCGCGGCTCCGCTGGCGGCCGAGCACGGCCTGCGGCCGGTCATGATCGACGGGCTGCAGGAGATCGAGGCGGCCGAGCTCGAGATGCGCAAAGACGGGAGCGCCGTGCGCACGTACGTGTCGACGGCCTTCGCGTGGGCGCGCGGCGACACGGCGGTGCGGATGCCGGGGGCCGACGCCGACGGCACCGCGTTCTTCACCCGATTCGACCGCAGCATCGCGCGGGCGACGACGCTCTCGCGCGAGAGCGTGGCGGTGTTCTCGCACGGGGCGGCCATCCGCGTGTGGTCCGCCGCGCGGGTGCACGGCCTCGACCCCGAGCTGCTGCAGCATTCGCCGCTGCACAACACCGCCGTCGTCGAGCTCGAGGGCGACGAACACGGCTGGGAGCTCGTCCAGTGGTCGCCCGACCCCGCCGGCGGCCCGCAGCTGCTCTCACTGAACGAGGACGACCCAACCGGAGAGCCTGTCGACGACGTCAGCCGTTGA
- a CDS encoding MFS transporter, with the protein MPARTSPSTRWWALIVLALTQLVVVLDGTIVNIALPQAQADLGFSDGQRQWVVTAYALAFGALLLLGGRIADYWGRKRTYVVGMIGFGAASAFGGLAQSGAELIIARGLQGAFAAMLAPAALALLTVTFPSGRDRNVAFAVFGTVAGAGAAVGLVLGGVLTEFADWRWCLLVNLFFVVVGLVGAALFLSESRAGGENRYDWPGAVVVTLGLGSLVYGFSLAEIGWGSPWTIGFLAAGVLLLVLFVWIEATVAQPLLPLRVVTDRVRGGAFLIQAVAGSVMIGSTLYLTFHLQIVLGMPALWAGIASLPIPLATMVAAPFATRMLSKIGPRPLLIGGPLIVAASLLYLSRITADGAYAVEVLPALIVMGVGMGFIFVPLQNLALYGVAPHDAGAASATANSAMQIGGSIGLSVFTAIYAAALGGMEHAVGDAAQLASAYGATFVAAAIGMVLAAVIALVLVRGTKAQVISSEKDVLVHVE; encoded by the coding sequence ATGCCTGCCCGCACGTCCCCGTCCACCCGCTGGTGGGCTCTCATCGTCCTCGCACTCACCCAGCTTGTCGTCGTGCTCGACGGCACCATCGTCAACATCGCCCTGCCGCAAGCGCAGGCCGACCTGGGCTTCTCTGACGGGCAGCGCCAGTGGGTCGTCACCGCCTACGCCCTGGCATTCGGCGCACTTCTTCTGCTCGGCGGACGCATCGCCGATTACTGGGGTCGAAAGCGCACCTACGTCGTCGGCATGATCGGCTTCGGTGCCGCATCCGCGTTCGGCGGCCTGGCCCAGAGCGGTGCCGAGCTCATCATCGCGCGCGGCCTGCAGGGGGCATTCGCGGCAATGCTGGCCCCGGCGGCGCTGGCGCTCTTGACCGTCACCTTTCCGTCGGGGCGCGACCGGAACGTCGCCTTCGCCGTGTTCGGCACAGTCGCCGGGGCCGGCGCCGCGGTGGGACTGGTGCTCGGGGGAGTGCTCACTGAATTCGCCGATTGGCGCTGGTGCTTGCTCGTGAACCTGTTCTTCGTCGTCGTCGGCCTCGTCGGGGCTGCGCTCTTCCTCAGCGAGAGCCGCGCCGGGGGTGAGAACCGGTATGACTGGCCGGGCGCCGTTGTGGTCACGCTGGGTCTGGGGAGCCTCGTCTACGGCTTCAGTCTCGCCGAGATCGGCTGGGGCAGCCCGTGGACGATCGGCTTCCTTGCCGCTGGGGTTCTGCTTCTGGTGCTGTTCGTGTGGATCGAGGCGACGGTCGCGCAGCCGCTGCTGCCGCTGCGGGTGGTCACCGACCGTGTGCGCGGCGGGGCTTTTCTCATTCAGGCCGTCGCCGGCAGTGTCATGATCGGCTCGACCCTGTATCTCACCTTCCACCTGCAGATAGTGCTGGGCATGCCGGCACTGTGGGCCGGAATCGCGAGCCTGCCGATTCCGCTGGCGACGATGGTCGCGGCGCCGTTCGCGACCCGGATGCTCTCGAAGATCGGGCCCCGCCCGTTGCTGATCGGCGGCCCGCTCATCGTGGCCGCATCGCTGCTGTATCTCTCGCGGATCACGGCCGACGGCGCGTACGCGGTCGAGGTATTGCCTGCTCTGATCGTGATGGGCGTCGGGATGGGGTTCATCTTCGTGCCGCTGCAGAACCTCGCCCTCTACGGGGTCGCGCCACACGACGCGGGTGCCGCGTCGGCGACGGCGAACTCGGCGATGCAGATCGGTGGGTCGATCGGGCTGTCGGTGTTCACGGCGATCTACGCTGCCGCCCTCGGCGGTATGGAGCATGCGGTGGGGGATGCCGCCCAGCTGGCGTCCGCCTATGGCGCGACCTTCGTCGCCGCCGCGATCGGTATGGTGCTGGCCGCCGTCATCGCCCTGGTGCTGGTGCGCGGCACCAAGGCCCAGGTGATCTCCTCAGAGAAGGATGTGCTCGTGCACGTCGAGTGA
- a CDS encoding TetR/AcrR family transcriptional regulator, with translation MGQHSDRAREALLDAAEELFAKNGIDAVSSRRIAEHAGSANHSAVAYHFGTRDDLLRALIFRHNDVVAARRRELLAELGPHPSVHDIVRCRLLPLVELLDSIPGPSWRAQFLAQLRSVPSAVAVLEESADELDLGTDFSSLATAVEGISPATMRGRSAILGYLVLGVCAEYEAESNSGTARGSWRAVGYFLIDAAAGMLAAPVTRPEGGFDARGHARLV, from the coding sequence ATGGGCCAGCACAGCGATCGCGCACGCGAGGCGCTCTTGGATGCCGCCGAAGAGTTGTTCGCCAAGAACGGCATCGACGCCGTGTCATCCCGCCGCATCGCCGAGCACGCGGGCTCTGCCAACCACTCCGCCGTCGCCTACCACTTCGGCACCCGCGACGACCTGCTGCGCGCACTGATCTTCCGGCACAACGACGTGGTGGCCGCGCGGCGCCGAGAGCTTCTCGCCGAGCTCGGCCCCCATCCCAGCGTGCACGACATCGTCCGGTGCCGACTGCTGCCGCTCGTGGAGCTGCTCGACTCGATCCCCGGGCCGAGCTGGCGGGCGCAGTTCCTCGCACAGCTGCGTTCGGTGCCGTCGGCCGTCGCCGTGCTCGAGGAGTCAGCCGACGAACTCGACCTGGGAACGGACTTCTCATCCCTGGCCACGGCCGTCGAGGGCATTTCGCCGGCGACGATGCGCGGGCGCTCGGCCATTCTCGGATATCTCGTCCTCGGGGTGTGCGCGGAGTACGAGGCAGAGAGCAACTCCGGCACCGCGCGAGGGAGCTGGCGTGCGGTCGGCTATTTCCTCATCGACGCCGCGGCGGGGATGCTCGCAGCCCCCGTCACTCGCCCAGAAGGTGGCTTCGACGCCCGTGGCCACGCACGTCTGGTCTGA
- a CDS encoding aspartyl protease family protein — translation MASVPLSIRVGDDPGSALLFVTASVGGVAEEFLLDTGASRSSIRRSERTDAWAVDAADPGSHGVFGAAAHTRHARVPTITLGTIEIHDLVVDVSDDDAPAGILGLDVLRGHRVGVRLSAQVLQLDEQAAIDRWRPLTMSSRGHSLVEVEWEDAAALAIWDTGASTTVVDADLAAAHPRVFAPTGATGTGTDAYGHQGETAELRMAPAHIGERRFSATTAATAPLAGLARAGDPPFTMIIGYPLIAQADWVFDLRARMWGFLDRS, via the coding sequence GTGGCATCCGTTCCGCTTTCGATCCGGGTCGGCGACGACCCGGGCTCGGCGCTGTTGTTCGTGACGGCGTCGGTCGGCGGCGTGGCTGAGGAGTTTCTGCTCGACACCGGCGCCTCGCGCAGCAGCATCCGTCGCAGCGAACGCACCGACGCGTGGGCCGTCGACGCCGCGGATCCGGGTTCGCACGGGGTGTTCGGCGCGGCCGCCCACACGAGGCACGCGCGGGTGCCCACGATCACTCTGGGGACGATCGAGATCCACGATCTCGTGGTCGACGTCTCCGACGACGACGCTCCTGCGGGGATCCTGGGCTTGGATGTGCTGCGCGGGCATCGCGTCGGCGTGCGGCTGTCCGCACAGGTGCTGCAACTCGACGAGCAGGCCGCGATCGACCGCTGGCGGCCGCTGACGATGTCGTCGCGCGGGCATTCGCTGGTCGAGGTGGAGTGGGAGGATGCCGCAGCTCTGGCCATCTGGGACACTGGGGCCTCGACCACCGTGGTCGATGCCGATCTCGCGGCGGCCCATCCACGAGTGTTCGCGCCGACCGGAGCCACCGGCACCGGCACCGACGCGTACGGGCATCAGGGCGAGACGGCCGAACTGCGCATGGCACCGGCGCACATCGGCGAGCGCCGGTTCTCGGCGACGACGGCGGCCACGGCGCCGTTGGCGGGGCTGGCCCGCGCCGGCGATCCGCCGTTCACGATGATCATCGGTTATCCGCTGATCGCGCAGGCCGATTGGGTCTTCGACCTGCGCGCGCGGATGTGGGGGTTCCTCGACCGGAGCTGA
- a CDS encoding ABC transporter permease, translating into MTSTPPLSRKEARESDVATPDVAFEKEDGFDSDAAAKAAKRAKAESIGRIAAMFIMPLIMVGMMVTGYMGTMHSPTANDMPVVVAGSSASAADSFVDALSDAMPDALDVESVDSVSDARDRVFNREAVAAVVIQGDTATLYTASGAGMTQATKVTSLVEPTILAQGLTLTTKDVAPLPDNDASGLGAMFLTTALVMAGYLPFSMLRTNSPELLKFRRIVPILAGWAAAIASLVWVVTGPILGVVSSDHYLAVVAVAGLGVFAISCVQLFITRLLGSFGVIVGIFLLMVLGMPASNMSMSMYTMPAFYRFLHGFLAMPAIGESMRSVLYFGGTNLTGHLLVLAVGAVAGLTATAIWDATRGRRHPEGVPMDVNVASLHGGRRPKKAFWRYFSLAIFPLTMVAMMLTCMLGAMHQPAPRDMPVAVVGATTEQAEQTIGGLEKNMGDMFEFTPYTTDDTDEVHDLVEGRDLVAALVLPSQTSPEFTLVANQAGSPSAYQMAVRVFTQVAEGQQMSLQVDDIAPLPDRDSQGIVTMYLAMGWMLAGFMVVVVGANAAPATRPLRKMLPITAVYSMFMAAVLWLIAAPITGSVDGHFWQLWGTGAVAIFCVAMFAMVFERLIGMLAIIPVVGTLMFLGVPSANGPFSMYLAPEWFRTLHDFLPMPAAVEAARSILYFDSDVLAHHLQVLGLWGLLSLAVVFIIDALKSVRTEHDFGELATGPKADDGPTAGEATPEVEGEPAFENQFTLEDELVLEQGAVQQREPAGAGS; encoded by the coding sequence GTGACAAGTACCCCTCCGCTCTCTCGCAAAGAGGCCCGCGAGAGCGACGTCGCCACACCCGACGTGGCGTTCGAGAAGGAGGATGGGTTCGACTCGGATGCCGCGGCGAAAGCCGCCAAGCGTGCCAAAGCCGAGTCCATCGGCCGAATCGCGGCGATGTTCATCATGCCGCTGATCATGGTCGGCATGATGGTCACGGGGTACATGGGCACCATGCACTCGCCGACGGCGAACGACATGCCGGTCGTGGTGGCAGGTTCGTCGGCGTCTGCGGCAGACTCGTTCGTCGATGCGCTCAGTGACGCGATGCCCGACGCTCTGGATGTCGAGTCGGTCGACAGCGTCAGCGACGCTCGTGATCGCGTCTTCAACCGCGAAGCCGTCGCTGCCGTCGTGATCCAGGGTGACACCGCGACGCTGTACACCGCCTCCGGTGCCGGAATGACCCAGGCCACGAAAGTCACGTCGCTGGTCGAGCCCACGATTCTCGCACAGGGGCTGACTCTCACCACGAAAGACGTGGCGCCACTGCCCGACAACGACGCGTCGGGTCTGGGCGCCATGTTCCTGACGACAGCACTCGTGATGGCGGGCTACCTGCCGTTCAGCATGCTGCGCACGAACTCACCCGAGCTGCTGAAGTTCCGCCGCATCGTCCCGATTCTGGCCGGCTGGGCCGCCGCCATCGCCTCACTCGTTTGGGTCGTGACCGGCCCCATTCTCGGAGTGGTCTCCAGCGACCATTACCTCGCGGTCGTCGCCGTCGCCGGGCTGGGTGTGTTCGCGATAAGTTGCGTGCAGCTGTTCATCACCCGATTGTTGGGCTCGTTCGGCGTCATCGTGGGCATCTTCCTCTTGATGGTGCTGGGCATGCCCGCGTCCAACATGAGCATGTCGATGTACACGATGCCGGCCTTCTATCGGTTCCTGCACGGGTTCCTGGCGATGCCGGCCATCGGCGAGTCGATGAGATCGGTGCTGTACTTCGGCGGCACCAATCTCACCGGCCACCTTCTCGTGCTGGCGGTCGGCGCGGTCGCCGGCCTCACGGCCACGGCCATCTGGGACGCGACACGCGGCCGCCGGCACCCGGAGGGCGTGCCGATGGATGTCAACGTCGCCTCGCTGCACGGCGGCCGTCGACCGAAGAAGGCGTTCTGGCGTTACTTCTCCCTCGCGATCTTCCCGCTGACCATGGTCGCGATGATGCTCACCTGCATGCTCGGCGCCATGCACCAGCCGGCCCCGAGAGACATGCCGGTCGCCGTCGTGGGGGCCACCACCGAGCAGGCCGAGCAGACCATCGGCGGTCTCGAGAAGAACATGGGCGACATGTTCGAGTTCACGCCGTACACGACTGACGACACCGATGAGGTCCACGACCTCGTCGAGGGGCGCGACCTGGTCGCAGCCCTCGTGCTGCCGTCGCAGACCAGTCCCGAGTTCACGCTCGTGGCCAACCAGGCCGGCAGCCCCAGCGCCTACCAGATGGCGGTGCGGGTGTTCACCCAGGTCGCCGAGGGGCAGCAGATGTCGCTCCAGGTCGACGACATCGCACCGCTGCCCGACCGTGATAGCCAGGGCATCGTCACGATGTACCTTGCGATGGGCTGGATGCTCGCCGGATTCATGGTCGTCGTCGTCGGGGCGAACGCGGCGCCGGCCACGCGTCCGCTGCGCAAGATGCTGCCGATCACGGCGGTGTACTCGATGTTCATGGCGGCGGTGCTGTGGCTGATCGCCGCTCCCATCACCGGATCGGTCGACGGACATTTCTGGCAGTTGTGGGGCACCGGGGCCGTCGCCATCTTCTGCGTCGCGATGTTCGCGATGGTCTTCGAAAGACTGATCGGGATGCTGGCGATCATCCCCGTGGTCGGAACGCTGATGTTCCTGGGCGTTCCGTCTGCCAATGGACCGTTTTCGATGTACCTGGCCCCGGAGTGGTTCCGCACGCTGCACGACTTCCTGCCGATGCCGGCCGCGGTAGAGGCGGCACGGTCGATCCTCTACTTCGACTCCGACGTCCTCGCGCATCATCTGCAGGTGCTCGGCCTGTGGGGTCTGCTGTCCTTGGCGGTGGTGTTCATCATCGACGCGCTCAAATCGGTGCGCACCGAGCATGACTTCGGTGAGCTCGCCACCGGACCGAAAGCCGACGACGGACCCACCGCGGGCGAGGCAACGCCCGAGGTGGAGGGCGAGCCGGCGTTCGAGAACCAGTTCACCCTCGAGGACGAACTCGTGCTCGAGCAGGGAGCAGTCCAGCAGCGGGAGCCCGCCGGCGCCGGGTCGTGA
- a CDS encoding siderophore-interacting protein, giving the protein MGFSDGRKITGLYRAEVARTERITPHMVRVTLRGDDLARLPRRGYDHWFRLFLPRSDGETNFDAVPEHFTFGSYLKYLTSKSGTRPPFRNYTIRAHRPDAGELDIDFVAHGDAGIAGPWAQRAQPGESVVFIDQGRGFDPMADTESVLLVGDESALPAIAGILRDLAPETSGVAIIEVPDAADQQDLEAPAGIQVRWLARTHPHERPGVLALDEVRGYVPDRADSVHAYLAGEQHLVAESRRHLVASGVPKSRISFTGYWKVGKAG; this is encoded by the coding sequence ATGGGATTCAGTGACGGCCGCAAGATCACCGGACTGTATCGGGCCGAGGTCGCCCGCACCGAGCGCATCACGCCGCACATGGTGCGTGTCACGCTGCGCGGCGACGACCTCGCTCGCCTTCCCCGTCGCGGTTACGACCACTGGTTCCGGCTCTTCCTGCCGCGCAGCGACGGTGAGACCAATTTCGACGCGGTACCCGAGCACTTCACCTTCGGCAGCTATCTGAAGTACCTGACGTCGAAGTCAGGCACACGGCCGCCGTTCCGCAACTACACGATCCGCGCGCACCGCCCCGACGCAGGCGAACTCGACATCGACTTCGTCGCCCACGGCGACGCGGGGATCGCCGGCCCCTGGGCCCAGCGGGCACAGCCCGGCGAGAGCGTCGTGTTCATCGATCAGGGACGCGGCTTCGATCCGATGGCCGACACCGAATCGGTCTTGCTCGTCGGCGACGAATCAGCGCTGCCCGCGATCGCGGGCATCCTGCGCGACCTCGCCCCTGAGACAAGCGGTGTGGCGATCATCGAGGTTCCGGATGCCGCGGATCAACAGGACCTCGAAGCTCCGGCTGGCATCCAGGTGCGCTGGCTGGCCCGCACCCACCCGCACGAGCGGCCCGGCGTGCTCGCACTCGACGAAGTGCGCGGCTACGTGCCCGACCGTGCCGATTCTGTGCACGCTTACCTCGCCGGCGAGCAGCACCTGGTCGCCGAGAGCCGACGCCACCTCGTGGCATCCGGTGTTCCGAAATCACGCATCTCGTTCACCGGCTACTGGAAGGTCGGCAAAGCGGGGTAG
- a CDS encoding C1 family peptidase, with translation MSAQTPSPRLKTYGDVRALIAAHDLGWRVLPAIPDDRPLVRRLLGGPPPTRANPAHRVDVSKLIAEQPSARELAISVSPAAIADLRPPKPAPVPPTPPAPAPPARPSAVDWRTHNGWPTFTRTRDQFASEHCWIFAPTGIIEAMTRIEHCTWAPRSEGDVVRGLTVVVGQCGDARNTLNWVKDNGQADPGCIPWPFPAAHNDAYWVPAPSNCGTGSTQHTTATTTFDRSGRTVKTPAYTTLSHVDDMKDWIWKIGPTVASSITIYDDFYGYSDITTVYKAAPGQTSNGTHVVDVVGYDDRKQAWLIRNSWGDSWGDHGYGWIGYGQIGIDTNAMYGLRGTNPDPWAKRFSHNGAMFESGDGANHDNFELFVHAPSGGIAHWWRDNGTGALPWAAASGFASDAGSEPTATGTAYNRNFEMIYASSAGRLRHWWFDQTHGTWNDGATFGPNNALGTPGFVQSSYGANFEVVTGLASGQLQHWWRDGAGWHAGPVFGSDVREAGPSLIQTTKGDLELVCLRADGTLQHWHRADGTSWAWSATTTFAAGCRTAPAMIEGQYGRTDEFASGNYELVVALASGVLQHWWRDALGVWRASATFGTGIDRVLALVQGSFGFNLEVVARRHDGKMQHFWRDGTGWHDGVVIGSSL, from the coding sequence ATGTCCGCACAGACCCCGAGCCCTCGGCTGAAGACATACGGTGACGTTCGCGCACTGATCGCGGCGCACGATCTGGGATGGCGGGTGCTGCCTGCCATCCCCGACGACAGACCGCTGGTGCGCCGGCTGCTGGGCGGCCCGCCACCCACGCGCGCGAATCCCGCCCATCGCGTCGATGTGAGCAAGCTCATCGCCGAGCAGCCGAGCGCACGCGAACTCGCGATCAGCGTCTCGCCGGCAGCGATCGCCGACTTGCGGCCGCCCAAGCCCGCGCCGGTACCGCCGACACCGCCCGCACCCGCGCCGCCGGCACGCCCCTCGGCCGTCGACTGGCGCACGCACAACGGCTGGCCGACGTTCACCCGCACCCGCGACCAGTTCGCGTCGGAGCACTGCTGGATCTTCGCCCCGACCGGCATCATCGAGGCGATGACGCGCATCGAGCACTGCACGTGGGCGCCGCGATCAGAGGGCGATGTGGTGCGCGGGCTGACCGTGGTGGTCGGCCAGTGCGGTGACGCCCGCAACACCCTGAACTGGGTGAAGGACAACGGGCAGGCCGACCCCGGCTGCATCCCGTGGCCGTTCCCGGCCGCGCACAACGATGCGTACTGGGTGCCGGCGCCGAGCAACTGCGGCACCGGATCGACGCAGCACACCACGGCGACGACAACCTTCGATCGCAGCGGCCGCACCGTGAAGACGCCGGCGTATACGACGCTGAGCCATGTCGACGACATGAAGGACTGGATCTGGAAGATCGGTCCAACCGTGGCGAGTTCCATCACCATCTACGACGACTTCTACGGCTACAGCGACATCACGACCGTATACAAGGCCGCGCCGGGCCAGACCTCCAACGGCACGCACGTGGTCGACGTCGTCGGGTACGACGACCGTAAGCAGGCCTGGCTCATCCGCAACTCGTGGGGGGACAGCTGGGGCGACCATGGCTACGGCTGGATCGGATACGGCCAGATCGGCATCGATACCAACGCGATGTACGGACTGCGCGGCACGAACCCTGATCCGTGGGCGAAGCGGTTCAGCCACAACGGCGCCATGTTCGAGAGCGGCGACGGCGCGAACCACGACAACTTCGAGCTGTTCGTGCACGCACCGTCAGGGGGCATCGCGCACTGGTGGCGCGACAACGGAACCGGTGCGCTGCCGTGGGCCGCGGCATCCGGTTTCGCAAGCGATGCCGGCTCGGAGCCGACCGCGACCGGCACCGCCTACAACCGCAACTTCGAGATGATCTACGCGTCGAGCGCCGGCCGGCTGCGGCACTGGTGGTTCGACCAGACGCACGGCACGTGGAACGACGGCGCGACGTTCGGGCCGAACAATGCCCTGGGCACGCCGGGATTCGTGCAAAGCAGCTACGGCGCGAACTTCGAGGTCGTGACCGGACTTGCCAGCGGCCAGCTGCAGCACTGGTGGCGCGACGGTGCCGGCTGGCATGCCGGGCCAGTGTTCGGCAGCGACGTGCGCGAGGCGGGGCCTAGCCTCATCCAGACGACGAAGGGCGACCTTGAGCTCGTCTGCCTGCGCGCCGACGGCACGTTGCAGCACTGGCATCGCGCCGACGGCACGAGCTGGGCGTGGTCGGCGACGACGACGTTCGCTGCGGGATGCCGTACCGCACCGGCCATGATCGAGGGGCAGTACGGGCGCACCGATGAGTTCGCCTCGGGCAACTATGAGCTCGTCGTCGCACTGGCGTCGGGCGTGCTGCAGCACTGGTGGCGCGATGCGCTGGGAGTGTGGCGGGCGAGCGCGACGTTCGGCACCGGCATCGATCGGGTGCTCGCGCTGGTGCAGGGCAGCTTCGGATTCAACCTCGAAGTGGTCGCGCGGCGGCATGATGGCAAGATGCAGCACTTCTGGCGCGATGGCACCGGCTGGCACGACGGAGTCGTCATTGGCTCTTCCCTCTGA